The DNA window CCGGCCCCTGAAGACCAGCGGAATGCCACCCGCCGGCGGAACCAAGTTGCGCTCTCCTTGTTGATCAGGAGCAATCTCCAATCACCAGGCGGCAGGAATGACCACAACGCTCCAACGCGCGAATTTCATCTCTTCCTCTTCCACTCCCTCCACCATGCAGGCAGTCGTCGTCACCGGCCCGGGGACGATCGAGGTCCAGGACGTGCCGGTGCCGGAGCCCGGCGACGGCCAGATCCGTGTGCGGCTGACGGGCTGCGGCGTCTGCGCCTCCAATCTCGGCCCCTGGTCGGGGCCGGAATGGATGACGTTCCCGACGGCGCCGGGCGCGCTCGGCCATGAGGGATGGGGCGTGATCGATGCGGTCGGTCCGGGCGTGACGGGGCTCGAACCGGGACAGCCGGTGACCACGCTTTTCCAGAACAGCTATGCGGAATTCGACGTCGGCGAGGCGAGCCAGGCCGTCCTCCTGCCGCCGGAGCTCGCGCATATGCCACTGCCCGGGGAGCCGCTCGGTTGCGCGATGAACATCTTCCGCCGGGCCAACATCCGGGCGGACCAGACGGTCGCCATCGTGGGGGTGGGTTTCCTGGGCGCCATCCTCACCCGGCTCGCCACGCAGGCCGGGGCCGAGGTGATCGCCATCTCGCGGCGCGGATACGCGCTGGGGATGGCGCGCCAGATGGGCGCGACGCGGACCATCCCCATGGAGGATCATCACGCCATTATCGAGAAAGTAGGCACCCTGACGGAGGGCCGCTTGTGCGAGCGGGTCATCGAGGCGACCGGCAAGGCATGGCCGCTCGATCTCGCCGGCGAACTGACCGCGGAGGGCGGCAGGCTGATCGTCGCGGGCTATCATCAGGACGGGCCGCGGCAGATCAATATGCAGCTGTGGAACTGGCGGGGCTTCGACGTCGTCAATGCGCATGAGCGCGATCCGGCGGCCTATATCCGGGGAATGCGGGAGGCCGTCGAGGCGGTCCTCTCCGGCAGGCTCGACCCCATGCCGCTGATCACCGACATGTTTCCGCTCTCGGGACTGGACGACGCGCTCAATGCAACGCGCGACCGGCCGGACGGCTTCCTCAAGGCGGTGGTGAGGATGCCATGACGATCGTGGTCGATCATCCTCGCAGGGCGGCGCTCAAGAAGCCGCGCCTGGGCTTCCTAGGCATGGGCTGGATCGGCCGCAACCGCATGAAGGCGCTGGTCGAAGCCGGCGTCGCCGAAGCGGCTGCGGTGGCCGATCCCTCGAAAGCGTGTCTGAAGGAGGCCTTGAAGCTGGCGCCGGCAGCAAAGCCGGTGAAGGGGCTTTCTGGTCTTCTGGAGGAGGGCGTCGACGGTGTGGTGATCGCAACACCAAGCGCGCAGCACGCTCAGCAGGTGCTGCAGGCGCTCGGCAGCGATGTGGCGGTCTTTTGTCAGAAGCCGCTCGGCCGCAACCGTGAAGAGGTTCGGGCGGTCGTGGAGGCGGCGAGAACCGCCGACCGTCTCCTGGGACTCGACCTCTCCTACCGCCATACGCATGCGATGCGGCAGATTCGTCCGATCGTCGCGGGGGGCGGGCTCGGCCATGTCCATGCGGTCGATCTCCTTTTCCACAACGCTTATGGGCCGGACAAGCCCTGGTTCTACGACCCGGCGCTCTCCGGCGGCGGCTGCGTGATTGACCTCGGCGTCCATCTGGTGGACCTTGCGCTGTGGACGCTCGGCTTTCCCAAGGTGAGCGCCATTTCCAGCCATCTCTTCGCCGGCGGCGAAGTCCTGCCCGCCGACCCTTCGGTCGTAGAGGATTTCGCGGTGGCGACCTTGACGCTGGAGCCGGGGACGGTCGTGCGGCTCGCCTGCTCGTGGCGCCTCCACGCCGGGCAGGATGCCGAGATCGCCGCCGCCTTCTACGGATCGGAGGGCGGCCTGGCGCTCCACAATGTGAACGGTTCATTCTACGATTTCGTGGCGGAACGCTATCGCGGCACCGCCCGCGAACAGCTGGCCGCCCCGCCCGACGACTGGGGCGGGCGCGCCGCGATCGACTGGGCCGTGCGGCTCGCCGCGAATGCGGGTTACGACCGGGAGGCCGACGCGTTCGTGGACGTGGCGGAGGTGCTGGACCGCATCTATGGCCGGCAGACCATGCGCGCGGCGGCGGAATGAACCGCAGCAGGCAGGGAGGAAGCATTGTCTGAGTTGCCGAACGAGGAAATCGAAGGACGGCTGGTGGCCCAGCGCGAGGCCCTGGCCTTTCTCATCGCACATGTGGCACGGATGGAAGAACGCTATGACGAGCACGCCTCCAGGCTTCTTCGAGTGCTGGAGGCGCACTCGCTTTTCCAGGATCATCAGGAGGATCCCGGCGCGGTGCCATCAGGCGGTGCCTTTGCCGTCGAAGCTGCGGCGAAAAGCGAATTTCGCCGCATCCTGAGCGACGCTCAGGAGCAGATCCCGAGCGCTCGCCCAGGCGGCTGACGCTCAGGTTTCGTCGAAACGGCCGCCCTCGCGCGCATTGTTGCGGCGGAAGACGCGCTCTTCCTCGTCGTCGGGAAGGGCATCGTCACTTTCCATATAGGGATTGTCCTGCCCCTCCGCGTAGTGCTCGTCCGTATCCACGCGGCCGGAACGGTCAAGAGGCACGTCTTTTCCGTCACTGGGGCGTGCGGGAACGGTCTCCACACCTCTTACGGCATCCCAGTCGCCGTCCGCGCGTCCGGGTGCTTCCTCGTGAGCATCCTCGGGACCCCTACTTTTCCGGTCGTCAGCCATGGCGGCTCTCCTTGTTCGGATCAGACACGTGCGGCGCCGTCGCCACCTGTCTGGGTGTGGCGTCCACCCGGCCGTGAAATGCCTGTGAGCGCCTCGCCGGCCGGCTGCTTGCCCTCGGTGAAGGCGAGATCGCCCAGCGAAAGAATTCCGACCAGGCGCTTGTCGCGACTGACCACCGGGAGGCGGCGGATCTGCTGGTCGGCCATGTTGTGGGCCACGTGATCGGTATCCTCGTCCTCGAAGCAGTATCTCACGTCCCGCGTCATGATATCGCCCACGCGGCAATCGGGACCTTGCCCCTGGGCTATGGCCCGCACCGCGATGTCGCGGTCGGTGAGCATGCCGACCAGCCTGTCATTGTCGCCGACGGGCAGGGAACCGGCGTCGATCTCCGCCATGATGCGGGCGGCCTGCTGAATGGTATCGTCGGGGTTGGCAACGCGGACGTCCCGCGTCATCATCTCGCTCACTTTCATGGTAACCTCGCATCTCAAGAATTTCATCCGGACTCGCGGCCTCTACCAGCGGTCCTCAGAGACCCAACGGATGCCACCGTTGGGGTGTTCCCTGTCCGGAGTGCGATTTCGTGCAGGCGCTCAGCCGAGCTCGCGCACCATGTGGGCTTCCTGCTCCAGGATGGTGGCGACTTCTTCTCGGGTCAGATGCGTCAGCATCAGGCTGACGCAGCATTCCAGGTAAGTGAGGGAGGATCGTCGGAGGAAGTCGTTGGTCTGCTCCCGCGACAGGCGGTCTATCTTGCGTTCCCGGTTGGACATTTCCTTGTTCTCCTGCGGCCGTTACGGCCCGATGTCCCGTTTCCAATCCGCTTCGGGGCACTTGGTTCCGTCGGCTTCCGGCACTTTTCAGCGGGCCAGAATACAGGAGGAAAGCATCGCCACGGCAAGGCCCGACCAGAGGATTCCCACCAGGGAGAGGAGGTTCACGAAGAAGGAGATGGCGTCATATATCCTCGGCTCGGTGACCGTTTCCCCGATGCCCAGAAGCCGCGCGAAACGGCGCTGGTTGAAGAGGATGGCTGCAAGCGGCAGCGCGAGGAGGACTGTGACCGCTGCGATCGTCACGGTGGCGGCTGCGGGTGCGGCCGCGAGCGCGCAGATCGCCGTATGCGCGGCATAGACGATGGTGAGATGCAGCCCCCAAAGAAACAGGCCGACCGTGATGTAGAGAAGGACGGCGACCGCGCCGGCCCCCTCGTTCGGATTGCGCATCCGGTCCAGTTCGCTCATCGAACCTCCTATCCCGTCAGGCGCGGAAAGCCGTGCACAAGCGCCAGGCCGAGCAGCATCTGCGCGGCGGCGTAATAGCTGAGCAGGGCCGCGTTCTCGTAGTTGACGCGGCGCTCACGGTCGAGCTTGCCCGTCAGATAGCGCGCGATGGCGAAGCCGGCGAGAATGACGCAGGCAAAGACGACCTGGAAATTGATCACGCTGGCCATATAGACCATGGCACCGTAAGCGTTCTGCATCGGGCGCAGGCCCGTCATCCAGTGGCCGAGGATCTCGGCCGTGAAAGCGCCCGCCAGGCAGATCGCGCCGATGGCCAGCAGCAGGGGAACGCCCGCCTGCCTGCGCCCCGGATCCGGCAGCCATTTGCGGACGATTGCGATCGCAAGAGTGCCGGCGACAATGAGAAGCGCTGTGCCCAAGGGCCACACGCGACCCGGCAGATCGGGCGAGCCCCGCGGCGCCCAGACCTCCGGCGAAACGATCCAGAGATAGAGATAGGAGAAGATATAGGCGATGTAGAGCGAGGAGGCGACCAGAATGAGCACCATCATCGCCCACCAGGCATGGGACTTCGGCCCTGCCATGTAGGTGGGCAGGCGAATACCCGCGCCGATGTCGACGGGCCCGATCTCGGGCCCATGGTCCAGCTTCCAGCCCCAGACGAAGCAGGCCACGATCATGACCAGGCTGCAGACGAGCGCCGGCACGACCAGCTTGATGGTGAGCAGCAGGAAGAAGCCGGCCATGAAGACCGCCGCGATCAGCTGCGACCAGCCCGCGCCGGGCATGCGGATGATGTATTGCGGCTTGGCGTCCACCGGGCTCGTGACGATGGTTTCGCGCCCGCCGGTCGGTGCTCCGGGCAAGAAGTGGAGTCCTTGCTCGACCTCGCGTGCCAGGCCTGGCTGCTCCCACAGGGGATCGCGGCTTGTGATGAAGGGGATGCTGCGGGCGGAATAGGCGCCGGCCGGGAGCCACTCCAGCGTGCCGGCCCCCCATGGATCATCGACCCCACCCGAGACCGTCGGCCGGAAGCGCCGGAAGAGATCGATCACGAAGAGGGCGATGCCCGCCGCTAGGATATAGGAGCCTGCGGTCGAGACCATGTTGAGCGTGTCCCAGCCGAGGCCTTCCGGATAGGTCCACACCCGCCGCGGCATGCCGACGAGCCCGGTGATGTGCATGGGGAAGAAGGTGACGTTGAAGCCGATGAACATCAGCCAGAAGACCCAGCGGCCAAGCCGCTCGGACAGCATGTTCCGGCTGAATGCAGGCACCCAGTAGTAGAAGGTGGCAAAGAGCGGGAAAACCATGCCGCCGATCAGCACATAGTGGAAGTGGGCAACGACGAAATAGGTGTCGTGCACCTGGAAATCGATCGGCACCAGCGCCACCATCACGCCCGTCACCCCGCCCACGGTGAAGATGAACAGGAAACCCAGGATGAAAAGCGAGGGCGTGGTGAGGCGGAAGCGCTCCCTGCTGGATGCCATGGTGGCAATCCAGGAGAAGACCTGGATGCCGGAGGGTATCGCCACGGCCATGCTGGCCGCCGAGAAGAAACCAAGGCTGAGCGACGGGATGCCGGTGGTGAACATGTGGTGCACCCACAGGCCGAAGGAGAAAAAGCCGGTGCCGATGAGCGCCACGACGATGAGCCGGTAGCCCACCAGCGGATGCCGCGCCATCGTGGGGACGATCATGGAGACGAGCCCCGCCGCCGGCAGGAAGATGATGTAGACCTCCGGGTGGCCGAAGAACCAGAAGAGATGCTGCCACAGAAGCGGGTCTCCCCCCTTTGCCGCCGTGAAGAACGGCCAACCGAAGGAGCGCTCGATCTCGAGCAGCATGGTGCCCAGGATCACCGCCGGGAAGGCGATCATGATCATGGCGGCGAAGATCAGCATCGCCCAGGCGAAGATGGGCATGCGCGTGAGCGACATGCCCGGCGGGCGCGTCCTCAGCGTGCCGACGACGATCTCGATGGCGCCGGCAATCGCGGATATCTCGATGAATCCGATGCCGAGCAGCCAGAAATCCGCATTATCGCCGGGCGAAAACTCCTTCAGCGTCAGCGGCGGATACATGAACCATCCGCCTTTGGGCGCGAGATCGTAGAAGACCGTGGAGAAGAAGACGAGCCCGCCTACGATATAGGCCCAGATGGCGAAGGCGGAGAGCCGCGGGAAGGGCAGGTCGCGTGCGGCCAGCATCTGCGGCAGGAGGAGGACGCCGAGTGCCTCCACCACCGGTACGGCGAAGAGGAACATCATCGTCGTGCCGTGCACGGTGAAAATCTGGTTGTAGAAATCCTGGCTGACGAGGTCGTTTTCCGGCACGGCAAGTTGCGTGCGCATGATGAGGCCGAGGATGCCGGCAAGCAGGAAGAACAGGAAGGCGATGCCGACATAGAGGATGCCGATCACCTGGTTGTTGACCGCCGAGATCATCCGGAAGCCCATGGGGATCTTCCAGACGCGCTCGAGCTCCTCCAATTCGCCTTCCGGGCGCGGGGCTTTGTTGGGAAGCTCCTTGGCCTCGCTCATCGTCTACTCC is part of the Chelativorans sp. AA-79 genome and encodes:
- a CDS encoding zinc-binding dehydrogenase; amino-acid sequence: MTTTLQRANFISSSSTPSTMQAVVVTGPGTIEVQDVPVPEPGDGQIRVRLTGCGVCASNLGPWSGPEWMTFPTAPGALGHEGWGVIDAVGPGVTGLEPGQPVTTLFQNSYAEFDVGEASQAVLLPPELAHMPLPGEPLGCAMNIFRRANIRADQTVAIVGVGFLGAILTRLATQAGAEVIAISRRGYALGMARQMGATRTIPMEDHHAIIEKVGTLTEGRLCERVIEATGKAWPLDLAGELTAEGGRLIVAGYHQDGPRQINMQLWNWRGFDVVNAHERDPAAYIRGMREAVEAVLSGRLDPMPLITDMFPLSGLDDALNATRDRPDGFLKAVVRMP
- a CDS encoding Gfo/Idh/MocA family oxidoreductase gives rise to the protein MTIVVDHPRRAALKKPRLGFLGMGWIGRNRMKALVEAGVAEAAAVADPSKACLKEALKLAPAAKPVKGLSGLLEEGVDGVVIATPSAQHAQQVLQALGSDVAVFCQKPLGRNREEVRAVVEAARTADRLLGLDLSYRHTHAMRQIRPIVAGGGLGHVHAVDLLFHNAYGPDKPWFYDPALSGGGCVIDLGVHLVDLALWTLGFPKVSAISSHLFAGGEVLPADPSVVEDFAVATLTLEPGTVVRLACSWRLHAGQDAEIAAAFYGSEGGLALHNVNGSFYDFVAERYRGTAREQLAAPPDDWGGRAAIDWAVRLAANAGYDREADAFVDVAEVLDRIYGRQTMRAAAE
- a CDS encoding CBS domain-containing protein; protein product: MKVSEMMTRDVRVANPDDTIQQAARIMAEIDAGSLPVGDNDRLVGMLTDRDIAVRAIAQGQGPDCRVGDIMTRDVRYCFEDEDTDHVAHNMADQQIRRLPVVSRDKRLVGILSLGDLAFTEGKQPAGEALTGISRPGGRHTQTGGDGAARV
- the ctaD gene encoding cytochrome c oxidase subunit I, with the protein product MSEAKELPNKAPRPEGELEELERVWKIPMGFRMISAVNNQVIGILYVGIAFLFFLLAGILGLIMRTQLAVPENDLVSQDFYNQIFTVHGTTMMFLFAVPVVEALGVLLLPQMLAARDLPFPRLSAFAIWAYIVGGLVFFSTVFYDLAPKGGWFMYPPLTLKEFSPGDNADFWLLGIGFIEISAIAGAIEIVVGTLRTRPPGMSLTRMPIFAWAMLIFAAMIMIAFPAVILGTMLLEIERSFGWPFFTAAKGGDPLLWQHLFWFFGHPEVYIIFLPAAGLVSMIVPTMARHPLVGYRLIVVALIGTGFFSFGLWVHHMFTTGIPSLSLGFFSAASMAVAIPSGIQVFSWIATMASSRERFRLTTPSLFILGFLFIFTVGGVTGVMVALVPIDFQVHDTYFVVAHFHYVLIGGMVFPLFATFYYWVPAFSRNMLSERLGRWVFWLMFIGFNVTFFPMHITGLVGMPRRVWTYPEGLGWDTLNMVSTAGSYILAAGIALFVIDLFRRFRPTVSGGVDDPWGAGTLEWLPAGAYSARSIPFITSRDPLWEQPGLAREVEQGLHFLPGAPTGGRETIVTSPVDAKPQYIIRMPGAGWSQLIAAVFMAGFFLLLTIKLVVPALVCSLVMIVACFVWGWKLDHGPEIGPVDIGAGIRLPTYMAGPKSHAWWAMMVLILVASSLYIAYIFSYLYLWIVSPEVWAPRGSPDLPGRVWPLGTALLIVAGTLAIAIVRKWLPDPGRRQAGVPLLLAIGAICLAGAFTAEILGHWMTGLRPMQNAYGAMVYMASVINFQVVFACVILAGFAIARYLTGKLDRERRVNYENAALLSYYAAAQMLLGLALVHGFPRLTG